The following proteins are encoded in a genomic region of Cydia fagiglandana chromosome 26, ilCydFagi1.1, whole genome shotgun sequence:
- the LOC134677606 gene encoding uncharacterized protein LOC134677606: MAPIRVSPTAVIMVRSGNGSYVKARALLDSGAGCSVVKKSFVERFKVHQQFTGNNIFGVGDIKVNVPGTIAKLVFKPRGKTVPIISVVATVMYRVTGNIPYYDTEIRTHLDSSKLELADPALDKSQDVDIILGTDVLNYIYTGSKILTNIPGVEAYGTCFGHVLMGATWNYPSSLTTPTAGTSVEDYGIHATRLEDVLERFWRVEQPPEERPQHPEHLECERLYTSTTQRLDNGQFMVRLPLRADRPKLGESRALAMRRLISLEARLAKNPVFAEKYKEFMRDYEALGHMSKSDFNFESEHYVIPHHGIFKKGSEKIRVVYNAAANSSTGVSLNQCLHSGKPLQNDITQILLNFRRHQVVFTTDIRMMFRQTWIHPSDRRYQLILWREDPSQDVQMDYSGMSHCPILKTFNGMNSFKIYIT, from the exons ATGGCGCCAATTCGTGTCTCTCCTACAGCTGTGATCATGGTCAGATCAGGCAATGGGTCTTATGTTAAAGCTAGGGCTTTGCTTGACTCGGGAGCGGGGTGCTCCGTAGTGAAGAAATCATTTGTAGAAAGATTCAAAGTACACCAACAGTTTACTgggaataatatttttggagTAGGTGACATAAAGGTAAATGTGCCAGGCACGATTGCTAAGCTTGTATTCAAACCACGCGGGAAAACAGTGCCTATCATCAGTGTAGTAGCTACAGTCATGTACAGGGTTACGGGAAACATACCTTATTATGATACTGAGATCAGGACTCATTTGGATTCATCAAAACTTGAATTAGCTGACCCTGCCTTGGATAAATCGCAGGATGTGGACATCATTCTAGGAACGGATGTGCTCAATTATATATACACTGGTTCAAAGATACTCACTAACATTCCAGGTGTTGAGGCGTACGGCACCTGCTTCGGTCACGTGCTGATGGGGGCAACTTGGAATTACCCATCATCATTAACAACACCGACCGCCGGGACATCAGTAGAGGACTACGGCATCCATGCTACTCGGCTCGAGGACGTCCTAGAAAGGTTTTGGAGAGTGGAGCAGCCCCCCGAGGAGCGGCCGCAACACCCAGAACACCTCGAATGTGAAAGGTTGTATACCTCCACTACTCAACGTTTAGATAATGGCCAATTCATGGTGCGGTTGCCGCTGCGGGCAGACCGACCCAAGCTGGGCGAGTCTAGGGCTCTAGCCATGCGTAGACTGATTTCGTTGGAGGCCAGGCTGGCCAAAAATCCAGTATTTGCTGAAAAATATAAGGAATTCATGAGGGACTATGAGGCACTTGGTCATATGTCCAAATCAGACTTTAATTTCGAGAGCGAACACTATGTAATACCCCACCACGGAATTTTCAAAAAGGGATCCGAAAAGATCCGCGTCGTATATAACGCTGCAGCTAACTCAAGCACCGGAGTATCGCTCAATCAATGCCTTCACTCAGGCAAACCGCTTCAAAatgatatcactcaaatattgttaaatttcaGACGTCATCAAGTTGTCTTCACGACCGACATCAGAATGATGTTCCGGCAAACGTGGATACACCCCAGCGATAGGCGCTATCAGCTGATTCTGTGGCGCGAGGATCCGTCGCAGGATGTACAG ATGGATTACAGTGGGATGAGCCACTGTCCCATACTCAAGACCTTCAATGGAATGAACTCATTCAAGATCTACATCACTTGA